A single region of the Desulfovibrio sp. ZJ209 genome encodes:
- a CDS encoding DUF4911 domain-containing protein, translating into MSPRPCAPPPRHSGRLLVRLAPGDVAIFRFFLEAYENLALFTVLERKAALLKVVFSPRQEDAVRRALAEIGASVPLAVGDWPFARPED; encoded by the coding sequence ATGAGTCCGCGGCCCTGCGCCCCGCCGCCAAGGCACAGCGGGCGCCTGCTCGTGCGCCTGGCGCCGGGGGACGTGGCGATCTTCCGCTTTTTCCTCGAAGCGTACGAGAACCTTGCCCTCTTCACCGTGCTGGAGCGCAAGGCCGCGCTGCTTAAAGTGGTGTTTTCCCCGCGGCAGGAAGACGCCGTGCGGAGGGCGCTGGCGGAAATCGGCGCGAGCGTGCCGCTCGCGGTGGGGGACTGGCCCTTCGCGCGGCCGGA
- a CDS encoding AzlD domain-containing protein codes for MSGLFAWAGEHEALLLCVVCATLVTVLPKVLPVTFLRGDSLPPLLRRWLDFVPVAVMAALVAPDIFIYDGRFDLSTGNLFLMVSIPTFLVAWKTKNYFVTIAVGIGLVILARWAAWAV; via the coding sequence ATGAGCGGCCTCTTCGCGTGGGCCGGAGAGCACGAGGCGCTGTTGCTCTGCGTGGTCTGCGCCACCCTCGTGACCGTGCTCCCCAAGGTGCTGCCCGTGACCTTTTTGCGCGGGGATTCGCTGCCGCCGCTCTTGCGCCGCTGGCTCGACTTCGTGCCCGTGGCCGTCATGGCGGCGCTGGTGGCGCCGGACATCTTCATCTATGACGGCCGTTTCGACCTCTCCACCGGCAACCTCTTCCTCATGGTCTCCATCCCCACCTTCCTGGTGGCCTGGAAGACGAAAAATTATTTCGTCACCATCGCCGTGGGCATCGGCCTCGTCATCCTCGCCCGCTGGGCGGCCTGGGCGGTATGA
- a CDS encoding AzlC family ABC transporter permease yields MPATASVRQPGPAWAEGLRRALPITLGYVPVGFAFGVLAVKNGIPAGLAVAMAVLMFSGSGQFVFASLWGGGAGILSTAAAVGIVNLRYLLMSAAESPWLSRISRIKRFLLGLGLTDETFAVHITALQEGWPLNTATMYICNSTTHLSWVAGCTIGAFCGNLVNDVRPLGLDYAITAMFLALLVPQCASRLHVLIAIFTGALSVALKAGGMSQWNVAVATVAGATLGLVLSLRQKRAGPEDAA; encoded by the coding sequence ATGCCAGCAACTGCCAGCGTGCGCCAGCCCGGGCCGGCCTGGGCCGAGGGGCTTCGGCGCGCGCTCCCCATCACCCTCGGCTATGTGCCCGTGGGCTTCGCCTTTGGCGTGCTCGCCGTGAAAAACGGCATCCCCGCGGGGCTCGCCGTGGCCATGGCCGTGCTCATGTTTTCGGGCTCGGGGCAGTTCGTGTTCGCAAGCCTCTGGGGCGGCGGCGCGGGCATCCTCTCCACGGCGGCGGCGGTGGGCATTGTGAACCTGCGCTACCTGCTCATGTCCGCCGCGGAATCGCCCTGGCTCTCGCGCATCTCGCGCATCAAGCGCTTCCTGCTCGGGCTCGGGCTCACGGACGAGACCTTCGCGGTGCACATCACGGCCCTGCAGGAGGGCTGGCCGCTCAACACGGCCACCATGTATATCTGCAATTCCACCACCCACCTCTCCTGGGTGGCCGGCTGCACCATCGGCGCCTTTTGCGGCAACCTCGTCAACGACGTGCGCCCGCTCGGGCTCGACTACGCCATCACCGCCATGTTCCTGGCGCTGCTCGTGCCCCAGTGCGCAAGCCGGCTGCATGTGCTCATCGCCATCTTCACCGGCGCGCTCTCGGTGGCGCTCAAGGCGGGGGGCATGAGCCAGTGGAACGTGGCTGTGGCCACGGTGGCCGGCGCCACCCTGGGCCTTGTGCTCTCCCTGCGCCAGAAGCGCGCCGGGCCGGAGGACGCGGCATGA
- a CDS encoding class I SAM-dependent methyltransferase, translating to MNPRFPMTLKMIDPDVYDPSVMETFPAVESGIELSAENCMFLAGLIKRFRPKTLLEVGVSAGGSSALLLHILEKLGLESEVVSVDLAERWYLDNTLATGWAAAKLYPDKKNWHLHTGKYLPEIIEKLNIEFDFCFLDTVHRLPGELLDYLVVLPFMHENGIIAMHDTALYYWKEGALATRVLFDACVGKKITPPQLTPNDANLCALQITEDTYAHVENIFSALSMPWGRFITTGQLHIYHDFFKKYYGEEAAEWFSRIWKWNNKQLIKKTIRGQLPTPSPAHAAQKGE from the coding sequence ATGAACCCGCGCTTTCCCATGACGCTTAAAATGATTGATCCCGATGTCTATGATCCCTCGGTCATGGAAACCTTTCCTGCAGTGGAGTCCGGCATAGAGCTCTCAGCGGAGAACTGCATGTTCCTTGCGGGGCTCATCAAGCGTTTTCGCCCGAAAACGCTTCTTGAGGTTGGGGTGTCCGCCGGCGGTTCGTCTGCCCTTCTTTTACACATTCTGGAGAAACTTGGCCTTGAAAGTGAAGTGGTGTCGGTGGACCTGGCGGAGCGATGGTATCTTGACAATACCCTTGCCACCGGCTGGGCTGCGGCGAAGCTCTATCCCGACAAGAAAAACTGGCATCTCCATACCGGGAAGTATCTCCCCGAAATCATCGAGAAGTTGAACATTGAATTTGATTTTTGCTTTCTGGATACGGTGCACAGGCTCCCGGGAGAGCTTCTTGACTATCTCGTTGTCTTGCCGTTTATGCACGAGAACGGCATCATCGCGATGCACGATACTGCCCTTTATTACTGGAAAGAGGGGGCCTTGGCAACGCGCGTTCTTTTTGACGCCTGCGTAGGCAAGAAAATCACTCCCCCGCAGCTTACGCCGAATGATGCGAATCTTTGTGCGCTTCAGATAACTGAAGACACCTATGCGCATGTCGAAAATATATTTTCGGCCCTAAGTATGCCATGGGGACGTTTTATTACTACTGGGCAGCTTCATATTTATCATGATTTTTTTAAAAAGTATTACGGAGAGGAAGCAGCAGAATGGTTTTCCAGAATCTGGAAATGGAATAACAAGCAATTGATTAAAAAAACAATTCGCGGGCAACTCCCCACGCCATCACCCGCGCACGCTGCCCAAAAAGGGGAATAG
- the fliR gene encoding flagellar biosynthetic protein FliR, translating to MDIFSYDPTAVLSLLLTIMRVSIVMFMLPVFSTNNIPVLVKAAVTMVFSLAVWPHLALSGSLMPAHPFDLAIMALGEVFMGLVLGMAVNFLFMGIQSGGELLGFQMGFTMINFADPITGNQTGATAFFLWMVSLLTFLTLDGHLYMIKGFAASFAIVPPGALFIGENLLWEVLELSSQVFVLALQIAAPVMVALFMVEVALGLVARTSPQIHIMEFGFPIKIGVGFFFVGLLLVVMANKIEEFITGMDGLFTNLLRGMSTLFQ from the coding sequence ATGGACATTTTCAGTTACGATCCTACCGCGGTGCTGAGCCTTCTGCTCACCATCATGCGCGTGAGCATCGTGATGTTCATGCTCCCGGTGTTTTCCACCAACAATATCCCGGTATTGGTCAAGGCCGCCGTGACCATGGTCTTTTCGCTCGCCGTGTGGCCGCATCTCGCGCTTTCCGGCTCGCTCATGCCGGCGCACCCCTTCGACCTCGCCATCATGGCCCTGGGCGAGGTCTTCATGGGCCTCGTGCTCGGCATGGCCGTCAATTTTCTGTTCATGGGCATCCAGTCCGGCGGCGAACTGCTCGGTTTCCAGATGGGCTTCACCATGATCAACTTCGCCGACCCCATCACCGGCAACCAGACCGGCGCCACGGCCTTCTTCCTCTGGATGGTGAGCCTGCTCACCTTCCTCACGCTCGACGGGCATCTCTACATGATCAAGGGCTTCGCCGCCTCCTTCGCCATCGTGCCGCCGGGCGCCCTCTTCATCGGCGAGAACCTGCTCTGGGAGGTGCTCGAGCTCTCGAGCCAGGTCTTCGTGCTCGCGCTGCAGATCGCCGCGCCCGTCATGGTGGCGCTCTTCATGGTGGAGGTGGCCCTCGGGCTCGTGGCGCGCACCTCGCCGCAGATCCACATCATGGAGTTCGGCTTCCCCATCAAGATCGGGGTGGGCTTCTTCTTCGTGGGCCTGTTGCTCGTGGTCATGGCCAACAAGATCGAGGAGTTCATCACCGGCATGGACGGCCTGTTCACCAATCTTTTGCGCGGCATGAGCACTCTGTTCCAGTAG
- a CDS encoding chemotaxis protein, which translates to MSMNPLLSTNELEVVEFLLDERQDDGTTYTGHYAINVAKVLEIIRLPQVTAMPGTHDPSVMGSFNLRGKVLPLINLATWLGKSMAVTKNDKVLVTEFSGVKAAFLVSSVMSIHRLDWERIEPPNKYVQTFSRDSITGILRIGERVLFILDMEKILASLDHSLDMSRMEPEPAKVEMPEQVRLLLADDSSSLRKIVKSFLEKSGYQVTTASNGREAWEYLNNLAQAQSGQGAGKEDLSEIVDLVISDIEMPEMDGHALTSKIRENPALHKLPVVLFSSLITDALRAKGIKVGADRQVSKPDLAGLDKIVKEIMEERLHK; encoded by the coding sequence ATGAGCATGAATCCCCTGCTCAGCACCAATGAGCTGGAAGTGGTGGAATTTCTCCTGGACGAGCGCCAGGACGACGGCACAACCTATACCGGGCACTATGCCATCAACGTGGCCAAAGTGCTCGAGATCATCCGCCTGCCGCAGGTCACGGCCATGCCCGGCACCCACGACCCGTCGGTGATGGGCTCGTTCAACCTGCGCGGCAAGGTGCTGCCGCTCATCAATCTCGCCACCTGGCTCGGCAAGTCCATGGCCGTCACCAAGAACGACAAGGTGCTGGTGACGGAATTTTCGGGTGTCAAGGCGGCCTTCCTCGTCTCGTCGGTGATGAGCATCCACCGCCTCGACTGGGAGCGCATCGAGCCGCCCAACAAGTATGTCCAGACCTTCTCGCGCGACAGCATCACCGGCATCTTGCGCATCGGCGAGCGCGTGCTCTTCATCCTCGACATGGAGAAGATCCTCGCGAGCCTCGACCACTCGCTCGACATGTCGCGCATGGAGCCGGAACCGGCCAAGGTGGAGATGCCCGAGCAGGTGCGCCTGCTCCTCGCGGACGACTCGAGCTCGCTGCGCAAGATCGTCAAGTCCTTCCTCGAGAAGTCGGGCTACCAGGTGACCACGGCGAGCAACGGCCGCGAGGCCTGGGAATACTTGAACAACCTCGCGCAGGCGCAGTCCGGGCAGGGGGCGGGCAAGGAGGACCTTTCCGAGATCGTGGACCTCGTCATCTCGGATATCGAAATGCCCGAGATGGACGGCCACGCCCTGACCAGCAAGATCCGCGAGAACCCGGCCCTGCACAAGCTGCCCGTGGTGCTCTTCTCGTCGCTCATCACCGACGCGCTCCGCGCCAAGGGCATCAAGGTGGGCGCGGACAGGCAGGTCTCCAAGCCTGACCTCGCGGGCCTCGACAAGATCGTCAAGGAAATCATGGAAGAACGCCTGCACAAATAG
- the nth gene encoding endonuclease III: MTLQKRREQAQRVLEALAARYPEPASHLVYHNPWELLVATVLAAQCTDARVNTVTPELFRRWPGPAELAEANLAELEEVIHPTGFYHNKAKNLIGAATRVRDAFGGRVPRTLEDLVTLPGVARKTANVVLFGGFGINEGLAVDTHVKRISHRLGLTSATDPVAVERDLMAVFPREEWGDVNHRMVWFGREVCRARKPGCDACPMVSFCPRLEPPRDAAPAQRGRS, encoded by the coding sequence ATGACACTCCAGAAACGCCGCGAACAGGCACAGCGCGTTCTCGAGGCGCTTGCCGCCCGCTATCCCGAGCCGGCCTCCCACCTTGTGTATCACAACCCGTGGGAGCTTTTGGTGGCCACCGTGCTCGCCGCGCAATGCACGGACGCGCGGGTGAACACCGTCACGCCGGAGCTCTTCCGGCGCTGGCCCGGCCCGGCGGAACTGGCGGAGGCGAACCTTGCGGAGCTGGAAGAAGTCATCCACCCCACGGGCTTTTACCACAACAAGGCGAAGAACCTCATCGGCGCGGCGACGCGCGTGCGCGACGCATTCGGGGGCCGGGTGCCGCGGACGCTGGAAGATCTCGTCACGCTCCCCGGGGTGGCGCGCAAGACGGCCAATGTCGTCCTGTTCGGGGGCTTCGGCATCAACGAGGGCCTTGCCGTGGACACGCACGTGAAGCGCATCAGCCACCGTCTCGGCCTGACATCGGCCACGGACCCGGTGGCCGTGGAGCGCGACCTCATGGCCGTCTTCCCCCGTGAGGAGTGGGGCGACGTGAACCACCGCATGGTCTGGTTCGGCCGCGAGGTGTGCCGGGCGCGCAAGCCGGGCTGCGATGCGTGCCCCATGGTTTCCTTTTGCCCCAGGCTCGAGCCGCCGCGCGACGCGGCGCCCGCCCAACGAGGCAGATCATGA